A single window of Novipirellula aureliae DNA harbors:
- a CDS encoding class I SAM-dependent methyltransferase: protein MMDDEAYDASQPEVTLYSDGKGRWLKLVGGVQCSEKILFNHRCQGVVGHQGDHWCFGPDGSYQFNPHDSDPRRKHIGFGTIPPGNSEYRTPLEMSRYRFLNFHEDTEITDAEEIARLERGDFKPEEGFDRPCTEEEMEQLRQLGRLESDKNFLRFERSAELKYRVKDFSAKSSTDVITARFDGDVERFSNLETGQSATIDAPLSMQLITEAAVRLTPNIERVLDIGCGAGNNMLKLRHVYGKPFASDLLDLSVPMLARARQRVNEAGIEAVTTWHSDLRDAELPKESYDVVLAAAVLHHMRDDEDWRAAFEKIISVLRPGGSFWITDLVVQETMPVHELMGSRYGDYLEGLGGVDYRQKVFEYIDREDSPRPMTYQLDLLRRVGFAHVELLHKNSCFAAFGAWKE from the coding sequence ATGATGGACGATGAAGCGTATGATGCTTCACAACCAGAGGTGACGCTTTATTCCGACGGTAAGGGGAGGTGGCTGAAGCTTGTGGGGGGCGTCCAATGCTCAGAGAAGATTCTCTTTAATCATCGCTGCCAAGGTGTCGTCGGCCACCAGGGTGATCATTGGTGCTTCGGGCCAGATGGTTCGTATCAATTCAACCCCCACGATTCCGATCCTCGTCGCAAACACATCGGTTTTGGGACCATTCCGCCGGGGAATTCGGAGTATCGAACACCGCTGGAAATGAGTCGCTATCGTTTTCTGAATTTCCATGAGGACACGGAGATCACAGACGCGGAAGAAATCGCACGGCTGGAACGTGGCGATTTCAAGCCTGAAGAAGGCTTCGACCGTCCTTGCACGGAAGAAGAAATGGAGCAGCTTCGTCAGCTCGGACGTCTGGAATCCGATAAAAATTTCTTGCGTTTCGAGCGATCCGCGGAACTCAAGTACAGGGTGAAGGACTTTTCAGCGAAGTCGAGCACGGACGTTATTACCGCGCGTTTCGATGGCGACGTCGAACGCTTCAGCAACTTGGAAACCGGCCAGTCCGCGACGATCGACGCTCCCCTTTCAATGCAATTGATCACCGAAGCCGCGGTCCGACTGACGCCGAATATTGAGCGGGTGTTAGACATCGGTTGTGGAGCCGGCAACAACATGCTGAAACTTCGGCATGTCTACGGAAAACCGTTTGCCAGCGACCTTCTCGACCTGAGCGTCCCAATGCTCGCGCGGGCCAGGCAGCGGGTGAACGAGGCCGGGATTGAGGCGGTCACGACTTGGCATTCTGATCTCCGCGATGCCGAGCTACCGAAGGAAAGCTACGACGTCGTGCTCGCCGCTGCGGTGCTGCATCACATGCGTGACGACGAGGATTGGCGAGCCGCGTTTGAAAAGATCATCTCGGTGTTGCGTCCCGGCGGATCGTTCTGGATCACCGATCTGGTTGTTCAAGAAACCATGCCCGTCCACGAATTGATGGGGTCGCGCTACGGCGATTATCTTGAGGGACTCGGCGGCGTCGATTACCGCCAAAAAGTCTTTGAATACATCGACCGCGAGGATTCGCCGCGACCAATGACGTACCAGCTCGACTTGCTTCGCCGCGTTGGATTCGCCCACGTCGAACTGCTGCACAAAAACAGTTGCTTCGCTGCCTTCGGGGCTTGGAAGGAGTAG
- a CDS encoding protein-tyrosine phosphatase family protein, whose amino-acid sequence MHIPTNFVHPEKPTPCNRTYWVIDDVLLAGAYPGRPDPADHRQRIASLFNAGMRTFINLQEENETNNFGKPFVRYDNELRRLASDRSEQIAHLRFPIPDGGTTSIDRMRCILDAIDLSLAADRPVYIHCFGGMGRTGTAVCCWLLRHRLISTENVLERLTQLRQADVERASWKAPENADQAAFVLSWLG is encoded by the coding sequence TTGCACATCCCAACCAACTTTGTTCATCCAGAAAAACCGACGCCTTGCAATCGCACCTATTGGGTTATTGACGATGTTTTACTCGCTGGGGCGTACCCCGGTCGGCCAGATCCAGCTGACCATAGGCAGCGGATCGCGTCGCTCTTCAACGCCGGCATGCGGACGTTCATCAACTTGCAAGAAGAAAACGAAACCAACAATTTCGGAAAGCCGTTCGTTCGCTACGACAATGAACTGCGAAGGCTTGCAAGCGATCGTAGCGAGCAAATTGCTCACCTGCGTTTTCCGATCCCGGATGGCGGAACAACGTCTATCGACCGTATGCGGTGTATCCTCGACGCAATCGACCTATCTCTCGCTGCCGATCGCCCCGTCTATATCCACTGCTTCGGAGGAATGGGACGCACCGGTACGGCGGTCTGTTGTTGGCTGCTACGTCATCGGCTAATCTCTACTGAAAACGTTCTCGAGCGATTAACCCAACTGCGGCAAGCCGACGTGGAACGAGCGAGTTGGAAAGCACCCGAAAATGCTGATCAAGCGGCCTTCGTTTTGTCCTGGTTGGGTTAG
- a CDS encoding BPTD_3080 family restriction endonuclease, producing the protein MSKFFDDPILNSPYEYPNSHWELDETGQPTQQVTSSRRVASFITPIPKPKKRRGKKESKTGVQSEMIFADEEGLSTEKQQYDPNPVINELRREIDKWRQIDNPSNWKVTPETARLLLHWRGNHFSSIRPFFCQVEAAEVAIWLTEVAPNLDNKVGNRFLDALYSANEAANPGLSRLACKLATGAGKTTVMAMLIAWQTINWVRRKTSSRFTRGFLVIAPGLTIKDRLRVLQPNDPDSYFKSRELVPGDMLPDLEQARIVITNYHAFKLRNTLDLSSGGRALLQGRGPELNTTETEGQMIKRVMPELMGMRNIMVINDEAHHCYREKPADESEESDLTGKEEKDEAKENNEAARLWINGIEAVNRTMGVSRVMDLSATPFFLRGSGYAEGTLFPWTMSDFSLMDAIECGIVKLPRVPIADNLPGGNDEMPMYRNLWEHIRKDMPKSGRSKVSDLDPGKIPTPLETALDALYGHYEKTFKLWQEASIDVPPCFIVVCNNTSSSKLVYDYISGYEIQNEDGTSHTRAGQLALFRNFDPDNHEPYPQPRTLLIDSGQLESGEALHADFRKFNSDAIEQFRKEIVQRTGDRQKADNISDEEILREVMNTVGKKGRLGESIRCVVSVSMLTEGWDANTVTHVLGVRGFTTQLLCEQVIGRALRRQSYDLNAENKFDVEYADVLGIPFDFNAKPVVAPPQKPRETVQVKAVRPERDELEIRFPRVSGYRVELPTERIKAEFTDDHRMVVTQQMVGATETLNSGIIGEPAELNLVHTNELRNSRLLYKLTERLVMVKWKKPGEAPRMDLFMPLKRIAGQWLKGYTEFQGGTYPAQLMYQALADQACEKISAAIVRAHQGDNQIKAMLDAYNPSGSSRFVNFNTSKADRYQTSVNHSHVNWVVLDSDWEAEFCRIAEKHPAVRAYVKNHGLGLEVPYRFMDEARKYRPDFIVQIDDGRDPLSDGTPDLLNLVVEIKGYRGEDAREKANTMKTYWIPGVNNLGSFGRWAFAEFTEVFQMASDFEQQVAAQFDQMVDEAIRSQPEPSIRSAGASHLES; encoded by the coding sequence GTGTCCAAGTTTTTCGACGATCCCATTCTGAATTCGCCTTACGAGTACCCAAACTCCCATTGGGAACTTGACGAAACGGGTCAGCCTACGCAGCAGGTCACGTCCTCGCGACGCGTTGCATCATTCATTACGCCAATTCCTAAACCGAAAAAACGTCGAGGCAAAAAAGAATCGAAGACCGGCGTGCAAAGCGAAATGATCTTCGCCGACGAAGAAGGCCTGTCGACTGAAAAACAACAGTACGATCCAAATCCCGTCATCAACGAACTCCGTCGCGAGATCGACAAGTGGCGTCAAATCGACAATCCATCCAACTGGAAAGTCACCCCTGAAACGGCTCGCCTGCTGCTGCATTGGCGGGGTAATCACTTCAGCAGCATTCGGCCTTTTTTCTGCCAAGTCGAAGCCGCTGAAGTTGCGATTTGGCTGACCGAGGTCGCACCGAACCTCGACAATAAAGTTGGTAACCGCTTTCTCGATGCGCTCTATTCAGCCAATGAAGCGGCCAACCCAGGCCTCTCCCGACTGGCCTGCAAACTGGCAACCGGTGCCGGCAAGACCACCGTGATGGCGATGCTGATCGCATGGCAAACGATAAATTGGGTTCGCCGCAAAACCAGCAGTCGGTTCACCCGTGGATTCCTTGTCATTGCGCCTGGCCTGACGATCAAGGATCGTTTGCGAGTCTTGCAACCCAATGATCCCGACAGCTACTTCAAGTCTCGCGAACTAGTTCCTGGCGACATGCTGCCGGACCTCGAGCAGGCTCGTATCGTTATCACGAATTACCACGCCTTTAAGCTTCGCAATACGCTGGACCTGTCCTCGGGAGGCCGAGCGTTGCTTCAAGGTCGTGGGCCAGAATTGAACACGACCGAGACCGAAGGTCAGATGATCAAACGCGTCATGCCTGAACTGATGGGTATGCGGAACATCATGGTCATCAACGACGAAGCCCACCACTGCTATCGTGAAAAGCCGGCGGACGAATCCGAAGAATCCGATCTAACGGGAAAAGAAGAGAAAGACGAAGCCAAAGAGAACAATGAAGCCGCCCGGTTGTGGATCAATGGCATCGAAGCGGTCAATCGAACCATGGGCGTCAGCCGCGTCATGGATCTATCTGCGACGCCTTTCTTTCTTCGCGGCAGCGGTTACGCCGAAGGAACGCTGTTCCCTTGGACGATGAGCGACTTCTCGTTGATGGACGCGATCGAATGTGGCATCGTCAAACTGCCTCGCGTTCCGATCGCGGATAACCTGCCTGGCGGTAACGACGAGATGCCGATGTACCGCAACCTGTGGGAACACATCCGCAAAGACATGCCCAAGTCCGGCCGCAGCAAAGTGTCTGACCTCGACCCCGGCAAGATTCCAACGCCGCTCGAAACTGCACTCGACGCTCTCTATGGGCACTACGAAAAGACGTTCAAGCTTTGGCAAGAAGCCAGCATCGACGTCCCGCCCTGTTTCATCGTCGTTTGCAATAACACCTCTTCATCGAAGCTCGTTTACGACTACATCAGCGGCTATGAAATACAAAACGAAGACGGCACGTCGCACACCCGCGCCGGCCAGCTCGCGTTGTTCCGCAACTTCGACCCCGACAACCACGAGCCGTACCCGCAACCGCGAACCCTGTTGATCGACAGCGGCCAGCTCGAATCCGGCGAAGCGTTACACGCCGACTTTCGAAAATTCAATAGCGATGCCATCGAGCAATTTCGCAAAGAGATCGTCCAGCGAACCGGCGACCGCCAGAAAGCCGACAACATCAGTGACGAAGAAATCCTGCGCGAAGTCATGAACACCGTCGGCAAAAAAGGCCGGCTTGGCGAATCCATCCGCTGCGTCGTGTCTGTGTCGATGCTGACCGAAGGCTGGGACGCCAACACCGTCACGCACGTCCTGGGCGTTCGCGGCTTCACGACTCAATTGCTTTGCGAACAAGTCATCGGCCGCGCCTTGCGTCGCCAATCCTACGACCTCAACGCCGAGAACAAATTCGATGTCGAGTACGCCGACGTGCTCGGTATCCCGTTCGACTTCAACGCCAAACCCGTCGTCGCGCCACCGCAAAAGCCACGCGAAACGGTGCAGGTCAAAGCCGTCCGTCCCGAACGCGACGAACTCGAAATCCGATTCCCTCGCGTCAGCGGCTACCGCGTCGAACTACCGACCGAACGCATCAAGGCCGAGTTCACCGACGACCACCGCATGGTCGTGACACAACAAATGGTCGGCGCGACCGAGACACTCAACAGTGGCATTATCGGCGAACCGGCCGAATTGAACCTCGTCCACACCAACGAACTTCGCAACAGCCGCCTGCTTTACAAACTGACCGAACGGCTGGTCATGGTCAAATGGAAGAAGCCTGGCGAAGCACCGCGGATGGACCTGTTCATGCCGCTCAAACGCATCGCCGGCCAATGGCTCAAAGGCTACACCGAATTTCAAGGCGGCACGTATCCGGCGCAGCTCATGTACCAAGCCCTGGCCGACCAAGCTTGCGAAAAGATCAGTGCGGCGATTGTCCGCGCCCATCAAGGCGATAATCAAATCAAAGCGATGCTCGACGCGTACAATCCATCGGGCAGTTCACGGTTCGTCAACTTCAACACTTCCAAAGCCGACCGTTACCAAACCAGCGTGAATCACTCTCACGTCAACTGGGTCGTGCTGGACAGCGATTGGGAAGCCGAATTTTGCCGCATCGCTGAAAAACACCCCGCAGTGCGTGCCTATGTCAAGAATCACGGTCTCGGTTTGGAAGTCCCGTATCGGTTCATGGATGAAGCACGCAAGTATCGGCCTGACTTCATCGTCCAAATCGACGACGGCAGAGATCCGCTTTCCGACGGCACGCCCGATCTGCTCAACCTCGTCGTCGAGATCAAAGGCTATCGCGGTGAAGATGCCCGAGAGAAAGCCAACACGATGAAGACCTACTGGATCCCCGGCGTCAACAACCTTGGCTCGTTCGGACGGTGGGCCTTTGCCGAATTCACCGAAGTGTTCCAAATGGCATCTGACTTCGAGCAACAGGTCGCCGCCCAATTCGATCAGATGGTCGACGAAGCCATCCGGTCACAACCCGAACCCTCAATCCGATCCGCGGGAGCATCCCACCTTGAAAGCTAA
- a CDS encoding DUF262 domain-containing protein: protein MKANILTFSKIVDSTHGAREHYHIPKYQREYTWGKRNWEILVQDIDDNDPGYFMGAIIVVRDSDDDINGCQIIFEVVDGQQRLTTLSLYMLALYEKMVSLRGTTDFEDEEERSDFENCLASLRNKLVLKVKTEEDLTEPHHRGWLERGKHCYLRVHPSTQKDNYEDYRYAMGQIGLVGSVAIPTRFGNRRISRALNFFRENLPNDIGGCMSLFAKINQLQFVFIAVGSQADAFTLFETLNNRGVPLSAIDIVKNKMLAEMQKQHQTSVDESFDQWQQIVDNIEETDEQERFLRQFYNANHWDDDIRVAGINRANKSKIIAIYEKVISRNPQAVFDRLCDAAGHYGSLISPEDYELDTDIQSALVDLQRINAAPAYQLLLYLFTVDDDVFVEDDFLLRAINLLRKFYVRRNVTDTPGTSQLDQSHVDTIGACQKEIEQTGKLSYAFLQGQVLAKDRYASLDTFREELGGYIYYENVGMARYLLIKLDEEHHHREYKPDLWSRNNKDKYIWTIEHVLPQTENLSKEWIADLADGDADRAAELHLEYVDRLGNLTLSGYNSRLSKASFAKKQALAGAKKIAGQKIAIGYKNKLALNTLQFDCDGQTTSLAETHTWNADLIQARTNRMVDLLIDMFAFDEEA from the coding sequence TTGAAAGCTAACATCCTGACGTTCTCAAAGATCGTCGATAGCACCCACGGTGCCCGGGAGCATTACCACATCCCGAAGTATCAACGCGAATACACATGGGGTAAACGCAATTGGGAAATCCTAGTTCAAGATATCGACGACAACGATCCCGGATACTTCATGGGAGCGATCATCGTCGTTCGTGATTCCGACGACGACATCAATGGCTGCCAAATAATCTTCGAGGTTGTCGACGGACAGCAACGACTGACGACCTTATCGCTTTATATGCTCGCTCTCTACGAGAAGATGGTTTCCCTGCGAGGCACAACAGACTTTGAAGACGAAGAAGAACGAAGCGACTTTGAGAATTGTCTCGCTAGTCTTCGCAACAAGCTGGTGCTCAAGGTCAAGACCGAAGAGGACTTGACCGAACCCCATCATCGCGGATGGCTCGAAAGGGGGAAGCACTGTTATCTGCGGGTTCACCCATCGACCCAGAAAGACAATTACGAAGACTACCGATACGCCATGGGGCAAATTGGGCTCGTCGGCTCCGTGGCCATACCGACACGATTTGGCAATCGCCGAATCTCTCGGGCACTCAACTTCTTTCGCGAGAACCTTCCCAACGATATCGGAGGGTGCATGTCGTTGTTCGCGAAGATAAACCAATTGCAATTCGTCTTCATCGCCGTCGGATCACAAGCCGACGCCTTCACGCTCTTCGAGACGCTTAACAATCGGGGCGTTCCGCTGTCGGCCATCGACATCGTCAAAAACAAGATGCTGGCCGAGATGCAGAAGCAACACCAAACCAGTGTGGATGAATCATTCGACCAGTGGCAGCAGATCGTCGACAACATCGAAGAAACCGACGAGCAAGAGCGGTTCCTGCGTCAGTTCTACAACGCAAATCACTGGGACGACGACATCCGAGTCGCGGGGATAAACCGGGCCAACAAATCCAAGATCATCGCGATCTATGAAAAGGTCATCTCCCGCAACCCCCAGGCCGTGTTCGACCGATTGTGCGACGCTGCGGGCCACTACGGTTCGCTAATCTCGCCGGAAGACTACGAGCTAGACACCGACATTCAATCCGCGCTAGTGGATCTGCAAAGAATCAACGCCGCACCGGCCTACCAACTGCTGCTTTATCTTTTCACCGTTGACGATGACGTCTTTGTCGAAGATGACTTTTTGCTTCGGGCGATCAACCTCCTGCGAAAGTTCTATGTGCGTCGGAATGTCACCGATACGCCAGGCACGTCCCAGCTCGACCAGTCCCATGTCGACACGATTGGTGCCTGTCAAAAAGAAATCGAGCAAACCGGCAAGCTGAGCTACGCGTTCCTGCAAGGACAAGTGCTTGCCAAAGATCGGTACGCGTCACTCGATACCTTTCGCGAGGAATTGGGCGGTTACATCTACTACGAGAACGTAGGGATGGCTCGTTACCTGCTAATCAAGCTCGACGAAGAACATCACCATCGTGAGTACAAACCCGATCTGTGGTCCCGCAACAACAAAGACAAATACATCTGGACCATCGAGCACGTCTTACCGCAAACCGAAAACCTCTCCAAAGAATGGATCGCTGATCTCGCCGATGGAGACGCCGACCGCGCTGCGGAACTTCATCTTGAATACGTCGATCGACTCGGGAACCTCACCCTCAGCGGCTACAACTCGCGACTTTCCAAAGCCTCTTTCGCTAAAAAGCAGGCTCTTGCGGGCGCGAAAAAGATTGCCGGTCAGAAAATCGCGATCGGTTACAAGAACAAATTGGCGTTGAACACGTTGCAGTTTGACTGCGATGGCCAGACAACCAGCCTCGCAGAGACTCACACCTGGAACGCCGACTTGATTCAGGCACGCACCAATCGCATGGTTGATCTGCTAATCGACATGTTCGCGTTCGACGAAGAAGCCTAA
- a CDS encoding helix-turn-helix domain-containing protein has protein sequence MIRSKHFVGVQLMNFGDHVKTLRNNCQLTQAELARRLDVSMSYISKVERGRLHSGDYPSEKFIHKLAEELEADEDELLMLAGKVPLSIRRRIRERPEVFQIIAKMNDKQIDKLMGDLPKPPSKA, from the coding sequence GTGATCCGATCAAAGCATTTTGTTGGGGTGCAGCTGATGAACTTTGGCGATCACGTAAAAACGCTCCGAAACAATTGCCAACTAACGCAGGCTGAGCTTGCTCGGCGGCTCGATGTCAGCATGTCGTATATAAGCAAAGTGGAACGCGGCCGATTGCACTCCGGTGATTACCCCTCTGAAAAGTTCATCCACAAGCTGGCCGAGGAATTGGAAGCGGATGAAGATGAGCTTTTGATGTTGGCGGGTAAGGTACCTTTGTCCATTCGGCGACGCATTCGTGAGAGACCAGAGGTTTTTCAAATTATTGCGAAGATGAATGACAAGCAGATCGACAAGCTGATGGGCGACCTACCGAAGCCACCGAGCAAGGCTTGA
- a CDS encoding tetratricopeptide repeat protein has protein sequence MFELRGLSIRQPYAWAICANLKTIENRTWTTDRRGTIAIHASTSPQNVNEMIRECELELVDRNWFPYGAIIGLADIVDIASYGPEHEDDPFAFGPYCWRMGNGRLLKEPLPLKGKLNLFKMPESFQRQILEAESYEVDVDSNPVASEIAEAMDGEPDPVLCYIDLFQEYQETGNHRGAVVIAASRLEDLAPEEPDAFIVRGELLIQEENYEGAEELFREVVRLDSQSIEGWDRLFYIYDALGRKAELLEVAENLLDIAPEMAIVHAMHAYSFVMNNRYEEAVQTCNRSLEMDQENPLAWRVRSAAKRGLNDKKGALDDIDQAIRLAPEDDSLVAVKEDLLLDMDNQ, from the coding sequence ATGTTTGAACTACGCGGACTATCCATCCGGCAACCTTATGCTTGGGCAATTTGCGCAAATCTCAAGACGATTGAGAATCGCACTTGGACAACGGACCGCCGCGGGACGATTGCTATTCATGCATCAACAAGTCCTCAAAACGTTAATGAGATGATTCGGGAGTGCGAACTCGAATTGGTGGATCGCAACTGGTTTCCATACGGTGCCATCATCGGACTTGCTGACATCGTAGACATCGCATCCTATGGCCCTGAGCACGAAGACGATCCATTCGCCTTCGGTCCCTATTGTTGGAGGATGGGCAACGGTCGCTTGCTGAAAGAGCCACTGCCGCTGAAGGGGAAACTAAATCTGTTTAAGATGCCTGAGTCGTTTCAACGGCAGATTCTTGAAGCCGAGTCGTACGAGGTGGATGTTGATTCGAACCCCGTAGCAAGTGAAATCGCTGAGGCGATGGACGGCGAACCCGATCCGGTTCTCTGCTACATCGACCTGTTTCAGGAATATCAGGAAACGGGTAATCATCGCGGCGCCGTCGTGATCGCAGCGTCGCGGTTGGAAGATTTGGCACCAGAAGAACCAGACGCATTCATCGTTCGTGGCGAGCTGCTTATCCAAGAGGAGAACTACGAGGGGGCCGAAGAATTGTTTCGCGAAGTGGTCCGGCTCGATTCCCAGAGCATCGAAGGATGGGACCGACTCTTTTATATTTACGATGCCCTCGGGAGAAAAGCCGAACTGCTAGAAGTTGCAGAAAACCTTCTGGACATTGCACCAGAGATGGCTATTGTACACGCGATGCATGCATACTCATTCGTTATGAACAATCGTTATGAGGAAGCCGTTCAAACCTGCAACCGTTCACTTGAAATGGATCAAGAAAACCCGCTGGCTTGGCGAGTGCGAAGCGCAGCGAAACGAGGGCTGAACGACAAAAAAGGGGCACTAGATGATATTGATCAAGCAATTCGGCTTGCACCGGAAGATGACTCGCTTGTCGCAGTCAAAGAAGACTTGCTGTTGGATATGGATAACCAATAG